Proteins encoded together in one Urocitellus parryii isolate mUroPar1 chromosome 3, mUroPar1.hap1, whole genome shotgun sequence window:
- the LOC113183520 gene encoding zinc finger protein 124-like — protein sequence MELVTFEDVAVNFTLEEWALLDPSQKKLFKDVMQETFWNLTTIGKNWKNQAIDDHYISWRNLR from the exons GAGTTGgtgacctttgaggatgtggctgtgaacttcaccctGGAGGAATGGGCTCTGCTAGATCCTTCCCAGAAGAAGCTCTTCAAAGATGTGATGCAGGAAACCTTCTGGAACCTGACCACTATAG gaaaaaactggaaaaatcagGCCATCGATGATCACTATATTTCCTGGAGAAATCTACGGTAA